The sequence below is a genomic window from Cobetia sp. cqz5-12.
CTTGATTTAGTGACCTTCGTTTCTTTTGCATATTTTGATTCGTCCTCTGTTGTTTGATCGATTAGGCATTGATGCATTAGTAAGGTGGTATAAGTATTGCTGATATGTATTAAAAATACGATGACCGAGCCCCCTACGACCACTGGCTACGTTGATCCTTGGCGGCGGTAGGCCGATGCTGTGGATGGTGTCCGGTTTTCCGGACGCTGGCTGCGGAATGGCGCGGCTCATAACAATCAGATCCGGCGGGTGTCGGTGGCGGCATGATGGCTACCCACGATGACCGGACACGCCAAGGGAGAGTCGGTGATGGCTCAGCAGATGCCAGTGTCAGGCGCGGCGGGTGGAGCGAAGGCGGCTGCCCCGCTGCGCAACGATTCACCTGCCACCTCGATTCATGTCGAGCGGGCGCGTCGCGAGTTGTTGCGAGCCGCGATGGATGCGGTGGAGGAGTGGGTGGTGGTGGTGGATGCCCAGGGCGGTATCCAGTTTCTGAATGCGCCCTATGCCGAGTTTCTCGGGGTGGAGGCCAGCGAGGTGCTGGGGCGCGATGTCAGCGAGGTGATCGAGAACACCCGCATGCACGAGGTGCTGGAAAGCGGCCGCGCAGAGCTGGCCCAGCTGCAGTTGATTCGTGGCCACCACATGATTGCCCACCGTTACCCCATCTTCCGCGATGGCGAGCTGATCGGCGCCATCGGCTCGGTGCTCTATCACGACACCTGGGAATGGCGGCAGGTGAATGCTCAGGTTCAAGCGCTGGAAGCGGAGGTGGACTATTACCGTCAGGCGCTGGAAACCCCCAACGGTGCCCGCTGGCAGCTGAGTGACATCATCGGCGACTCACCCGCCATGCGTGAGCTGGCCTGCAAGGTGCGCAAGATCGCCCCCGGCGGTGCCTCGGTGTTGATCCGTGGCGAGTCCGGCACCGGCAAGGAGCTGTATGCCCATGCGCTGCATCGCAGCTCGGCGCGCGCCAAGGGGCCCTTCATCAAGCTCAACTGCGCGGCGATTCCCGAAGCGCTGCTGGAAGCGGAGCTGTTCGGCTATGAAGAAGGCGCCTTCACCGGCGCCAGGCGCGGCGGCAAGCCGGGCAAGTTCCAGCTCGCGGATGGCGGCACCCTGTTTCTCGATGAGGTCGGTGACATGCCACTGGCGATGCAGGCCAAGCTGTTGCGCGTGCTGCAGGACCGCGAGGTCGAGGCGGTTGGCGCGACACGGCTGGTCAGCGTCGATGTGCGAGTCATCGCCGCCACGCATCGCCCGCTGGAAGCGCTGGTCGAGAGCGGCGAATTCCGTGAAG
It includes:
- a CDS encoding sigma-54 interaction domain-containing protein; the encoded protein is MAQQMPVSGAAGGAKAAAPLRNDSPATSIHVERARRELLRAAMDAVEEWVVVVDAQGGIQFLNAPYAEFLGVEASEVLGRDVSEVIENTRMHEVLESGRAELAQLQLIRGHHMIAHRYPIFRDGELIGAIGSVLYHDTWEWRQVNAQVQALEAEVDYYRQALETPNGARWQLSDIIGDSPAMRELACKVRKIAPGGASVLIRGESGTGKELYAHALHRSSARAKGPFIKLNCAAIPEALLEAELFGYEEGAFTGARRGGKPGKFQLADGGTLFLDEVGDMPLAMQAKLLRVLQDREVEAVGATRLVSVDVRVIAATHRPLEALVESGEFREDLFYRINVVPLQVPPLRERRDDLPTLATHLLSRLARRSGRRPPMLSTAALERLCAHHWPGNVRELENVLEAAFYLGGSHIQPTDLPDAIGSRHGDARHAATPQSDLSTAASASESSTTAREAHTTPATLREAMARAERQLIENALRAAEGNRTRAARQLGIAKSSLYEKLNRHGLLAETP